In Amblyraja radiata isolate CabotCenter1 chromosome 38, sAmbRad1.1.pri, whole genome shotgun sequence, a genomic segment contains:
- the LOC116966937 gene encoding SUMO-conjugating enzyme UBC9 isoform X2 → MSGIALSRLAQERKAWRKDHPFGFVAVPTKNPDGTLNLMNWECAIPGKKATPWEGGQYKLRMLFKDDYPSSPPKCKFEPPIFHPNVYPSGTVCLSILEEDKDWRPAITIKQILLGIQELLNEPNIQDPAQAEAYTIYCQNRVEYEKRVRAQAKKFAPT, encoded by the exons ATGTCTGGAATTGCATTGAGTCGACTTGCACAAGAAAGAAAAGCTTGGAGAAAAGACCATCCGTTT GGTTTTGTTGCAGTACCCACAAAGAATCCAGATGGTACTTTAAACTTAATGAACTGGGAATGTGCTATTCCAGGGAAAAAGGCA ACGCCGTGGGAAGGTGGGCAGTATAAGCTTCGAATGCTGTTTAAGGATGACTACCCCTCATCGCCACCAAAGT GTAAATTTGAGCCGCCAATATTCCACCCGAATGTCTACCCCTCTGGAACGGTGTGTCTATCCATTCTGGAGGAGGACAAGGATTGGAGGCCAGCCATCACCATCAAGCAG ATATTACTAGGAATTCAAGAACTTCTTAACGAGCCAAACATTCAAGACCCAGCACAAGCAGAAGCATACACAATCTACTG CCAGAACAGAGTAGAGTACGAGAAGCGAGTGCGAGCACAGGCCAAGAAATTTGCTCCAACATAA